The Papaver somniferum cultivar HN1 chromosome 3, ASM357369v1, whole genome shotgun sequence genome includes a region encoding these proteins:
- the LOC113357272 gene encoding uncharacterized protein LOC113357272, whose product MGMVIYYGGFLASSPVNVRTVKMLNSAEPTALRWKVLEQVDEELMKGDERAALSLVKELQGKPGGLCCFGTARQIPPRLYTLDELKLNGIDASAILSPVDGTLGSIERYLQIAAVLGGVSAWALFGLTQQQILFISVGLLFLATLDSVTFSGGFSSLVIDTIGHAVSQKYRNRVVQHEAGHFLIAYLLGILPKGYTLTSLEALRKEGSLNVQAGTAFVDIEFREEVDSGKLSSKMLDRFSCIALAGVATEYLLYGYSEGGLSDIYQLDSLLKGLGFTQKKADSQVRWAVLNTILLLRRHERVRLKVAEAMSSRKSVAYCIDTIENTINVDDL is encoded by the exons ATGGGAATGGTAATATATTACGGTGGGTTCTTAGCTAGTTCTCCGGTGAATGTCAGGACAGTTAAAATGTTAAATTCAGCTGAACCTACTGCTCTGCGGTGGAAAGTCTTGGAGCAAGTTGATGAAGAGCTGATGAAAGGAGATGAAAGAGCAGCATTAAGCCTTGTCAAGGAGTTGCAGGGAAAACCCGGTGGTCTTTGTTGTTTTGGCACTGCAAGGCAG ATACCCCCAAGGCTCTACACCTTGGATGAACTGAAGCTGAATGGCATTGATGCTTCAGCAATTCTTTCACCTGTTGATGGGACATTGGGTTCAATAGAAAGGTATCTTCAAATTGCCGCTGTTTTAGGAGGGGTATCAGCATGGGCTCTATTTGGCTTGACCCAGCAACAAATTCTCTTCATCTCTGTGGGATTGTTATTTTTGGCCACTCTAGATTCT GTAACTTTCAGCGGAGGATTTAGTAGCCTTGTGATCGATACAATTGGTCATGCCGTGAGTCAAAAGTACCGTAACAGAGTTGTACAA CATGAAGCTGGTCACTTTTTGATAGCTTACTTGCTTGGAATCCTTCCAAAGGGATATACCCTGACAAGTTTAGAAGCTCTGAGGAAAGAAGGATCTCTCAATGTTCAAGCTGGAACAGCTTTTGTGGACATTGAATTTCGTGAAGAA GTTGATTCAGGAAAGCTTTCATCCAAG ATGTTGGACAGGTTCTCATGTATAGCACTGGCAGGTGTTGCAACGGAATATCTTTTATATGGATACTCTGAAGGCGGTTTATCTGACATTTACCAG TTAGATAGCTTACTTAAAGGCTTGGGGTTTACGCAGAAGAAAGCGGATTCACAGGTGAGGTGGGCTGTACTAAACACAATTCTACTTTTGCGTCGACATGAAAGAGTTCGGTTGAAAGTCGCAGAAGCTATGTCTTCCCGGAAGTCTGTCGCCTACTGCATTGACACAATAGAGAATACTATAAATGTTGATGACCTCTAG